A single genomic interval of Bacillus sp. es.036 harbors:
- a CDS encoding glycosyltransferase gives MAEKYSRLAFDENYYRTGLGDIPYDRDIQGGKWLNFFSTIADQVLLNNDISRVLEVGCAKGFLVECLRDRGAEAYGFDVSEYAISTVRNDIKPFCNIGSADDPSQYNGVYDVIICIEILEHLTEEMGMKAIDLMCKHTKKILFSSSPDDYEEKTHINVQPPEYWDLQFAKHGFMRSLEMWPEQVVASHTVLYVKEEDLKIPAEIQMMEKELTRIEKLYPIKGQEEEFDIIKAQLAYELDRVIHKKSVINTKLKYVGTEIHTLNNLDKKTVSNDVDLEQMQSFIFEKEVVLKETNEFLMNLLQTINKKLVYCHQSFDEKALLWEKGKNNWLINTCVNDPLEKLKHENEMKRFTRKPLISILLPVYIIDHRILRETISSVRNQTYQNWQLCIVYADKKNRDNLSYLKTIAREDHRIDLMCLEKNEGISKNTNHCLKMARGEYIAFLDHDDLITEDALYEVVKAINENEKADILFSDRDLINQNSDVRSSPLFKHAWSWVTMLSANYVIHFTVMNKTLFEKIGEIDAHCDGAQDWDLFLKASEFAREIVHIPKILYHWRVIPSSASSGIQAKPYVLEAQMKALNRYVTKSGFDASIQRNAMGFIQLNWHLKQRKPFEVVIYFDEKYNEDLLKKTLTSLENQYCKPKKVTIIVPAGFDELKLKLDERFTLLKEDSFKKLGELEVFKQPSDGYLMILCAGVKFNSKNTTSQLIAWLEEGGFEGASGKIINQNQLIENAGYVMAPDDQLIEPYKGFDENANTTYGSVNWYREYLAVSEACIMMKPKCFSKKIAEKQRLDRKNILEAQLAICTEDDVRMVYDPFTMIETFIPFITPTTNVKTSRQDSYYNSAIWDWNRDYLKKNHADRKAKLLSGVKVKTGAGIEIGPLTNPVVTKKEGAVYYIDHTSKDELIKKYRHDPNIDITQINDVDFIWGEKTLREAISRDLTFDYVVASHVIEHVPDVIGWLDEMNEILNVGGHICLAIPDKRYTFDYQRQLTTVAELIDSYLNKLRRPSPRQIIDFYANAIKIDTYDAWNGNIVVEKCERFGSEETGLKLAQTSMNEGIYVDVHCSVFTFNSFFKVLETLFLLDLLNFRVAMAYGPEIYSNEFIVVLEKLPQIDNLEKKRRIQLHSLSRFRNL, from the coding sequence ATGGCAGAGAAGTATAGTAGGTTGGCTTTTGATGAGAACTATTATAGAACAGGTTTAGGTGATATTCCTTATGATAGAGATATTCAGGGAGGAAAATGGCTTAACTTCTTTTCTACTATTGCAGATCAAGTTTTGTTAAATAATGACATCAGCAGGGTTCTAGAAGTTGGTTGTGCAAAGGGGTTTTTAGTTGAATGTTTAAGAGACAGAGGTGCTGAAGCATATGGATTTGATGTATCTGAATACGCCATTTCTACTGTAAGAAATGATATTAAGCCTTTTTGTAATATAGGATCTGCGGATGATCCTAGTCAATATAATGGTGTGTATGATGTGATAATTTGTATAGAAATTTTAGAGCATCTTACTGAAGAAATGGGTATGAAAGCCATCGATTTGATGTGTAAGCATACTAAGAAAATCCTTTTTTCTTCCTCACCTGATGATTATGAAGAAAAAACACATATCAATGTTCAACCCCCAGAATATTGGGATCTCCAGTTTGCAAAACATGGCTTTATGAGAAGTTTAGAAATGTGGCCAGAGCAGGTAGTGGCTAGCCATACTGTTCTTTATGTAAAAGAAGAGGACTTGAAAATCCCTGCAGAAATCCAAATGATGGAAAAAGAACTTACGCGAATAGAAAAATTGTATCCTATTAAAGGTCAAGAAGAAGAGTTTGATATTATCAAAGCACAACTAGCTTATGAGCTTGATAGGGTCATTCACAAAAAAAGTGTCATTAATACAAAGCTCAAATACGTTGGAACTGAAATTCATACGTTAAACAATTTGGATAAGAAAACGGTTAGTAATGATGTAGATTTAGAACAAATGCAATCGTTCATCTTTGAAAAAGAGGTCGTTTTAAAGGAAACTAATGAATTTCTAATGAATTTATTACAAACCATTAATAAAAAATTGGTATATTGCCATCAATCCTTTGACGAAAAAGCGTTGCTTTGGGAAAAAGGGAAAAACAATTGGCTTATTAATACATGTGTAAACGATCCTTTAGAAAAGTTAAAACACGAAAATGAGATGAAACGATTTACTCGAAAACCGCTAATAAGTATTCTGCTTCCTGTATATATCATTGACCATCGTATTTTGAGAGAGACGATTTCAAGCGTAAGGAATCAAACTTATCAAAACTGGCAGTTATGTATTGTTTATGCTGATAAGAAAAATAGAGATAACTTAAGTTATCTTAAAACCATCGCAAGAGAAGATCATCGAATTGATTTAATGTGTTTAGAGAAAAATGAAGGTATTTCTAAAAATACAAACCACTGTCTTAAAATGGCTCGAGGAGAATACATTGCGTTTCTAGATCATGATGACTTAATCACTGAGGACGCCCTTTATGAAGTAGTCAAAGCAATAAACGAGAATGAAAAGGCGGACATTCTCTTTTCAGATCGGGATCTGATTAATCAAAATTCTGATGTTAGATCTTCTCCATTATTTAAGCATGCTTGGTCTTGGGTAACCATGCTATCCGCTAATTATGTCATCCACTTTACTGTGATGAATAAAACGCTATTTGAAAAAATTGGCGAAATTGATGCACATTGTGACGGTGCTCAGGATTGGGATCTTTTTTTAAAGGCATCAGAATTTGCTCGAGAAATTGTTCATATTCCTAAAATTCTTTACCATTGGAGAGTAATCCCATCCTCTGCAAGTTCAGGCATACAAGCTAAACCATATGTTTTAGAAGCGCAAATGAAAGCTCTAAACCGCTACGTAACAAAAAGCGGGTTTGATGCAAGTATTCAAAGGAATGCTATGGGATTTATCCAATTGAACTGGCACTTGAAGCAAAGGAAACCTTTTGAAGTAGTGATTTATTTTGATGAGAAATATAACGAGGATTTATTAAAAAAGACACTAACTTCACTTGAAAATCAATATTGCAAACCGAAAAAAGTGACTATTATTGTACCGGCTGGATTTGATGAGTTGAAACTAAAACTAGATGAACGATTTACATTACTAAAGGAAGACTCGTTTAAGAAATTAGGGGAATTGGAAGTTTTTAAACAACCCTCTGATGGTTATCTCATGATCTTATGCGCAGGTGTGAAGTTTAATAGTAAAAATACAACTAGTCAGCTCATAGCCTGGTTAGAAGAAGGAGGATTTGAAGGGGCTTCAGGAAAAATAATAAATCAAAATCAATTGATTGAAAACGCAGGGTATGTGATGGCCCCAGATGACCAATTGATTGAACCATATAAAGGTTTTGATGAAAATGCCAATACAACATATGGGAGTGTGAATTGGTATCGCGAATACCTTGCAGTATCGGAAGCTTGTATCATGATGAAGCCAAAGTGTTTTAGTAAAAAAATAGCAGAAAAACAGCGTTTGGATAGAAAGAACATTCTTGAAGCTCAATTAGCTATATGTACAGAAGATGATGTGAGAATGGTATATGATCCATTTACCATGATTGAAACGTTCATTCCTTTCATTACCCCTACTACTAATGTGAAAACATCACGACAAGATAGCTATTACAACAGCGCAATTTGGGATTGGAACAGGGATTATCTCAAAAAAAATCATGCAGACCGAAAGGCAAAACTACTGAGTGGAGTGAAGGTTAAAACTGGCGCTGGCATCGAAATTGGCCCCTTAACGAATCCAGTTGTTACGAAAAAAGAGGGCGCTGTGTATTATATTGACCATACAAGTAAAGATGAACTAATTAAAAAATACCGTCATGATCCTAATATAGATATTACACAAATCAATGATGTGGACTTCATATGGGGAGAAAAAACGTTAAGAGAAGCGATTTCACGTGATTTAACGTTTGATTATGTGGTGGCTTCACATGTTATTGAACATGTACCTGATGTGATTGGTTGGCTAGACGAAATGAACGAGATATTAAATGTAGGAGGACATATTTGCCTTGCTATTCCTGATAAACGTTATACGTTCGATTATCAAAGGCAGCTGACTACAGTTGCTGAACTGATTGATTCATACCTGAACAAACTAAGAAGGCCAAGTCCAAGACAAATTATTGATTTTTATGCAAATGCGATAAAAATTGATACCTATGATGCGTGGAATGGAAATATTGTAGTTGAGAAATGTGAGCGTTTTGGCTCAGAGGAGACTGGTTTAAAATTAGCACAAACTAGTATGAATGAAGGTATTTATGTAGATGTCCATTGTTCCGTATTCACGTTTAATTCATTTTTTAAAGTATTAGAGACATTGTTTTTGCTCGATCTGTTGAATTTTAGAGTCGCAATGGCCTATGGCCCTGAGATCTATTCAAATGAATTTATCGTGGTTTTAGAAAAGCTTCCTCAAATTGATAATTTAGAAAAAAAGCGTCGCATTCAACTACATTCGTTATCGCGTTTTCGAAATCTATAG
- a CDS encoding glycosyltransferase family 2 protein — MKKVSIIIPFYNCEYIDKAIDSALGQTYSNIEVIVVNDGSTTFAEKIVPYYNSIRYIEQSNKGTAGALNTGIKAATGDYFTWLSADDLYAKDKVEKQLAFLVKNKAIIGYTSYKLIDHNGDITSDSVGVSFPSRLAFLRHLKKGCAINGCTVMVEMQLLRELNGFDEALPYTHDYDLWVRIAERYHFVYQNECLVYYRVHNEMGTKKFPEAIRVELASVRRKHRSALSLAIQAERRKL; from the coding sequence TTGAAGAAAGTCTCCATTATTATTCCTTTTTATAATTGTGAATACATCGATAAAGCAATAGACAGTGCATTAGGGCAAACGTATAGCAATATTGAAGTCATTGTGGTTAACGATGGGTCAACGACTTTCGCTGAAAAAATTGTTCCCTATTACAATTCAATTCGTTATATTGAACAAAGTAATAAAGGTACTGCAGGGGCTTTAAATACAGGAATTAAAGCAGCTACTGGTGATTACTTCACCTGGCTTAGTGCCGATGATCTCTACGCAAAAGATAAAGTTGAAAAGCAATTAGCTTTTTTAGTGAAAAACAAAGCCATAATCGGCTATACTTCTTACAAACTAATTGACCACAACGGGGATATAACAAGTGATTCGGTGGGCGTATCGTTTCCAAGTCGACTTGCTTTTCTTAGACACTTAAAAAAAGGCTGTGCGATTAATGGATGCACCGTTATGGTTGAAATGCAGCTATTGAGAGAGTTAAATGGTTTTGATGAAGCACTGCCTTACACACACGATTACGATCTATGGGTAAGAATTGCTGAACGATACCACTTTGTTTACCAGAATGAATGTCTTGTCTATTATCGCGTTCATAATGAAATGGGAACAAAGAAATTTCCTGAGGCGATTCGAGTGGAGCTAGCAAGTGTTCGACGAAAGCATCGTTCTGCGCTTAGTTTGGCGATTCAAGCGGAACGGAGGAAGTTATGA
- a CDS encoding dTDP-4-dehydrorhamnose 3,5-epimerase family protein: MIEGVKIKPIQRHCDDRGFFAELVRDDEPELLTKFGQASWSMSYPGVIKAFHYHEKQDDLWFFPSGHAQVVLFDLRKDASSYGMTDVYYMGESNQCLLLIPKGVAHGYRVLGEVPATIIYFTTESYDASKPDEFRIPWNSEEVGFDWETKHK, encoded by the coding sequence ATGATTGAGGGAGTGAAAATAAAGCCAATCCAAAGACACTGTGATGACAGAGGTTTTTTCGCTGAGCTCGTTCGAGATGATGAACCAGAATTATTAACGAAATTCGGGCAAGCATCGTGGTCAATGAGTTATCCAGGAGTGATTAAAGCCTTTCATTATCATGAAAAGCAAGACGACTTGTGGTTTTTTCCTTCTGGTCACGCTCAGGTGGTGTTGTTTGATCTAAGAAAGGATGCTTCCTCTTATGGTATGACAGATGTTTACTATATGGGGGAATCTAATCAATGTCTGCTGCTTATACCTAAAGGGGTAGCACATGGTTATCGGGTTTTAGGTGAGGTGCCAGCCACCATTATTTATTTTACTACTGAATCCTACGATGCTAGTAAGCCGGATGAATTTCGAATTCCATGGAATTCTGAGGAAGTTGGATTTGATTGGGAAACCAAACATAAATGA
- the rfbB gene encoding dTDP-glucose 4,6-dehydratase has translation MSKQILVTGGAGFIGSNFVRLLLETTDWYVTNIDALTYAAHPTIVSEWSNRKNYRFMKIDIADIEQLEKAFDVTYDVVINFAAETHVDRSIEDANAFVRSNVIGVSHLLHLVKQGKAKKYIQISTDEVYGSLTSKKKPFKETSKLSPNNPYSATKASADLLVQSFYRTYDLPVIITRCSNNYGPYQNKEKLIPKIIEHISLNKKIPIYGDGLNIREWLYVEDHCRAIKKVMLSGEVGEVYNIGCHQERTNLEVVHFILNYMGGKEELIELVKDRQGHDFRYALNYSKLSKLGWMPLVSFEEGMSKTIDWYVQG, from the coding sequence ATGAGTAAACAAATTCTTGTCACCGGAGGGGCGGGTTTTATAGGGTCAAACTTTGTTCGGTTGCTTTTAGAGACAACTGATTGGTATGTCACCAATATCGATGCCTTAACTTATGCGGCTCATCCAACCATAGTGAGTGAATGGTCAAACCGAAAGAACTATCGGTTCATGAAAATCGATATCGCTGACATAGAACAATTAGAAAAAGCATTTGATGTTACCTATGATGTTGTGATCAACTTTGCTGCTGAAACACATGTTGATCGAAGTATCGAGGATGCTAATGCTTTTGTTCGTTCAAATGTGATTGGTGTATCACATTTACTCCATTTGGTGAAGCAAGGGAAAGCAAAAAAGTATATTCAAATCTCAACAGACGAGGTATACGGATCCTTAACTTCGAAGAAAAAGCCTTTCAAAGAAACTTCCAAGCTTTCACCTAATAACCCTTATTCAGCAACAAAGGCAAGTGCAGACCTACTTGTTCAATCCTTCTACCGCACGTATGATCTTCCAGTTATTATTACGAGATGCTCAAATAATTATGGACCGTATCAAAATAAAGAAAAGCTTATCCCGAAAATTATTGAGCATATATCGTTAAATAAAAAAATACCTATTTATGGAGATGGGTTAAATATACGAGAATGGCTTTATGTTGAAGATCATTGTCGAGCGATTAAAAAGGTGATGTTGTCAGGTGAAGTCGGTGAAGTATACAACATCGGCTGTCATCAGGAAAGAACAAATCTTGAGGTCGTTCACTTTATTTTGAATTATATGGGAGGGAAGGAAGAATTAATCGAGTTAGTGAAGGATCGTCAGGGCCATGATTTTAGATACGCACTTAACTACAGTAAACTTAGTAAGCTTGGCTGGATGCCGCTCGTCTCTTTTGAAGAAGGGATGTCAAAAACGATTGATTGGTATGTTCAAGGTTAG
- a CDS encoding UTP--glucose-1-phosphate uridylyltransferase, whose translation MIKKAIIPAAGYGTRSLPITKVIPKEMFPIGGKPAIQYVVEEAVAAGIEEILIVVSRSKNLIMDYFDESLELEAFLKKMNKIHLLEKTKLPDVHIQYIRQPYARGLGDAILHGKHFANNQPVAVLLPDDIFIGKGKLALEELLELYKEKRTNVIGIKSVDKQNLKDYGVIKGKEVANNIYQISDIVEKPVYDPPSNLAVTGRYIFNASIFRYLEGLTTGRNGEMQLTDAINASLKEETCFARECLSERYDIGKEKEYISLVNKILES comes from the coding sequence TTGATTAAGAAGGCAATCATACCGGCGGCTGGATATGGAACGAGGAGCCTGCCTATTACAAAAGTGATCCCTAAAGAAATGTTTCCAATCGGTGGAAAACCTGCCATTCAATATGTCGTGGAGGAGGCAGTAGCTGCAGGCATTGAAGAAATTTTAATCGTCGTATCTAGGTCCAAGAATTTAATTATGGACTATTTCGACGAGTCACTAGAGCTTGAAGCTTTCCTGAAGAAAATGAACAAAATCCATTTGTTAGAGAAAACGAAATTACCAGATGTGCACATTCAGTATATCAGACAGCCTTATGCAAGAGGCCTGGGTGATGCGATCTTACACGGAAAGCATTTTGCGAACAATCAACCAGTAGCTGTGCTTTTACCCGATGATATTTTTATTGGTAAAGGTAAACTGGCGCTTGAGGAATTGCTTGAATTATATAAAGAAAAAAGAACGAACGTTATTGGGATCAAAAGCGTTGATAAACAGAATTTGAAAGACTATGGGGTTATAAAAGGAAAAGAAGTGGCAAACAACATTTATCAAATATCCGATATCGTTGAGAAGCCTGTTTATGATCCTCCTTCAAATCTTGCTGTAACAGGTAGGTACATTTTTAATGCATCTATTTTTCGTTATCTTGAAGGGTTAACAACAGGAAGAAATGGAGAAATGCAGCTAACCGATGCCATTAATGCTTCATTAAAGGAAGAAACCTGTTTTGCACGCGAATGCCTGTCAGAGAGATACGATATTGGAAAGGAAAAAGAGTACATTTCTCTTGTAAATAAGATACTAGAAAGTTGA
- a CDS encoding class I SAM-dependent methyltransferase yields the protein MNRFWGSVIKPILLSLKLNKIIEIGAYKGETTFRLLEYCKNVEGNLIVIDPLPLFNEEEINQMYKGSYQLYKKTSLEVLPMLNDYQAVLIDGDHNWYTVYNELKVIEKKSLFNESKFPIVFLHDTEWPYGRRDMYYNPEKIPKEFRNPYKTSGIKQGQSELVRSLDAVNVQLNNAQFEGGKQNGVLTAIEDFLEETSIPLKLLRLHSNNGLGILCQIDPYEEKVIRYILNDSNL from the coding sequence ATGAATCGTTTTTGGGGCAGTGTGATCAAGCCCATCTTACTTTCATTAAAGTTAAATAAAATCATTGAGATTGGAGCATATAAAGGTGAAACAACCTTTCGATTACTAGAATATTGTAAAAATGTTGAAGGGAATTTAATTGTTATCGATCCCTTACCTTTATTTAACGAGGAAGAGATTAATCAAATGTACAAAGGAAGCTATCAATTATACAAAAAAACAAGCTTAGAAGTTTTACCTATGCTTAATGACTATCAAGCTGTTTTGATTGATGGAGATCATAACTGGTATACGGTTTATAACGAATTAAAAGTGATTGAAAAGAAGAGTCTTTTTAATGAGAGCAAGTTTCCGATCGTATTTCTGCATGATACGGAATGGCCATACGGGAGAAGAGATATGTATTATAATCCAGAAAAAATCCCAAAAGAATTTAGAAATCCTTATAAAACAAGTGGTATAAAACAAGGGCAATCAGAATTAGTAAGGAGTCTCGATGCGGTTAATGTTCAGTTGAACAATGCACAATTTGAAGGCGGGAAACAAAATGGGGTATTAACGGCTATTGAGGATTTTTTGGAAGAAACATCAATCCCTTTAAAACTATTAAGACTCCACTCCAACAATGGGCTAGGTATCTTATGTCAAATAGATCCTTATGAGGAAAAGGTGATTCGTTATATCTTGAATGACTCAAACCTTTAA
- the rfbD gene encoding dTDP-4-dehydrorhamnose reductase — protein MKILITGGEGQVGRALCNKFPGKDVIALGKQTLDISNKDQVITLFLDVKPDIVFHCAAFTQVDQCEKDKKKPYEVNGIATGLIAQACEKAGAKLIYYSSDYVFNGEKNKPYIENDQTDPLSTYGMSKWIGERLVQQLSSNATIIRTSWVFGHGGKNFVNTMVNLAKQQKVIRVIDDQVGSPTYAEDLAEYSASIMLHTPGIYHVTNGGSCSWYDFAKRIYEESGYDPSLIQPISSLNYGAQTKRPKYSVLDHQKLLELGLQAPRKWEAALNEYVKKEFGND, from the coding sequence TTGAAAATACTAATTACCGGTGGAGAAGGTCAAGTGGGTAGAGCTTTGTGTAACAAATTTCCAGGTAAAGATGTGATTGCCCTTGGAAAACAAACCTTAGATATTTCGAATAAGGATCAAGTGATAACTCTGTTTCTTGATGTGAAACCTGATATCGTTTTTCACTGTGCCGCATTTACTCAAGTTGATCAATGTGAAAAGGATAAGAAAAAACCTTATGAAGTAAATGGTATTGCAACAGGGCTAATTGCTCAAGCATGTGAAAAGGCTGGAGCAAAACTCATTTATTATAGCAGTGATTATGTGTTTAATGGAGAGAAAAACAAGCCGTATATTGAAAATGATCAAACAGATCCCCTATCAACCTATGGAATGAGTAAATGGATCGGAGAGAGACTTGTGCAGCAGTTATCTTCGAATGCAACCATTATTCGTACTTCATGGGTTTTTGGTCATGGAGGGAAAAACTTTGTAAATACGATGGTGAATTTGGCTAAACAACAAAAGGTGATCCGTGTCATAGATGATCAAGTCGGTTCTCCAACCTATGCGGAAGATTTAGCAGAGTATTCCGCGTCCATCATGCTTCACACTCCAGGCATTTATCATGTGACGAATGGGGGTTCATGTAGCTGGTATGACTTTGCAAAAAGGATTTACGAAGAAAGCGGCTATGATCCATCACTGATTCAACCCATTTCATCACTAAATTATGGCGCTCAAACGAAACGACCAAAATATTCTGTTCTAGATCATCAAAAGCTACTGGAGCTTGGCTTACAGGCTCCTCGAAAATGGGAAGCCGCCTTAAACGAATATGTAAAAAAGGAGTTTGGAAATGATTGA
- a CDS encoding glycosyltransferase family 4 protein, with product MKFTFPILTLCKGGAQRMLAELANGLVDRGHEVIILMPSSGVIEYSVQADIKRIPNSYELKEQDYPKADVIVSNYYTLVNEAQKASLNQKGIHIRLSLCYEPTFLPKQDLSFPSYHVTPHLLVLSKWHRDLIQLNHGIKGKIVPVGISKDFHNQNIRSQNKVPNVTAIIRKPEGGFSWHREQEYLLNQLMIVRKANPEVQLTLITPPNELYTSPTLQSIKASGLYTFRTPAEDQELAYYYNQSDIFVNSSTYDTASLPSLEAMKCGAALVTTYNGGNADYCADGINSLISFRYEDRLCSDILKLLNQPNLRRKLAQKGEEEAAKWTWNRSVQAMEEAITQLLKTT from the coding sequence ATGAAATTTACTTTTCCGATCCTTACTCTTTGCAAAGGCGGCGCTCAGCGAATGCTTGCTGAGCTTGCGAATGGATTAGTTGACCGAGGACATGAAGTGATTATTCTCATGCCTTCATCAGGAGTGATTGAATATTCGGTTCAGGCAGATATAAAACGCATCCCCAATTCATACGAGTTAAAAGAACAAGATTATCCTAAAGCAGATGTGATTGTATCAAATTACTATACGTTAGTTAATGAAGCTCAAAAAGCGAGTTTAAACCAAAAAGGGATTCATATCAGGTTAAGCCTCTGCTATGAACCTACTTTTTTACCTAAACAAGACCTTTCGTTTCCAAGCTATCACGTAACACCCCATCTCCTAGTGCTGTCAAAGTGGCATCGTGACTTAATTCAACTCAATCATGGAATTAAAGGAAAAATCGTTCCCGTAGGTATAAGTAAAGATTTTCACAACCAAAATATACGGTCACAAAACAAAGTTCCCAACGTAACAGCAATTATTAGAAAGCCCGAGGGTGGTTTTTCATGGCATCGAGAACAGGAATATTTGTTGAATCAACTCATGATTGTGCGAAAAGCAAATCCAGAGGTTCAGCTAACCTTAATTACGCCACCAAATGAACTATACACTTCACCTACCCTTCAATCCATAAAAGCTTCAGGATTGTATACCTTTCGTACACCCGCAGAGGATCAAGAATTAGCATATTATTACAACCAATCGGACATCTTTGTGAATTCTTCTACTTATGACACAGCTTCACTTCCGAGTCTTGAAGCGATGAAATGTGGTGCGGCGTTAGTAACCACATATAATGGCGGTAATGCTGATTATTGTGCCGATGGTATCAATTCGTTAATTTCGTTTCGTTATGAAGACCGACTTTGTTCAGATATTCTAAAGCTTTTAAATCAACCTAATTTGAGACGGAAATTAGCACAAAAAGGAGAAGAAGAAGCGGCGAAGTGGACCTGGAATCGAAGTGTTCAAGCGATGGAAGAAGCTATTACACAACTATTAAAAACGACTTAA
- a CDS encoding sugar phosphate nucleotidyltransferase, with amino-acid sequence MKGVILAGGSGTRLSPITKIVNKHFLPVGKYPMIYWALLKLKEANVENVLLIINEDDQPLYDKLIGDGRELGLNVTYKIQDEPLGIAHGVSLAKSFVGDSKFIVLLGDNLFQDSLKKAVSDFEKDQKVAHVFLKKVTNPIAYGIAEIDLKTNKISAIEEKPVNPKSDLCVTGIYLYDASVFRYMKQLVPSQRGELEITDLNNLLIKEGQLGYQMLNGWWIDAGTHESLYYANQLINGDRKESKHE; translated from the coding sequence TTGAAAGGAGTAATATTAGCGGGAGGAAGTGGCACTCGACTTTCACCCATTACGAAAATCGTGAATAAACATTTCTTACCTGTAGGGAAGTATCCGATGATTTATTGGGCACTATTAAAGCTGAAGGAAGCTAACGTAGAGAACGTGCTTTTAATTATTAATGAAGACGATCAGCCTCTCTATGACAAGTTGATTGGTGACGGAAGGGAACTAGGTCTGAATGTCACTTATAAAATTCAGGATGAACCACTCGGAATTGCTCACGGTGTTTCCTTAGCGAAATCGTTTGTTGGAGATTCTAAGTTCATCGTCTTATTAGGTGATAATTTATTTCAAGATTCGTTAAAAAAGGCAGTAAGTGATTTTGAGAAAGATCAAAAAGTGGCTCATGTCTTTTTGAAGAAAGTGACGAACCCTATCGCTTATGGGATTGCGGAAATTGATTTGAAAACGAACAAGATTAGCGCCATTGAAGAAAAACCTGTCAATCCTAAATCCGATCTTTGTGTGACTGGAATCTATCTATATGATGCTAGTGTTTTTCGCTATATGAAGCAGCTGGTGCCTTCACAACGAGGGGAATTAGAGATCACGGACTTAAACAATCTACTCATTAAAGAAGGACAATTAGGGTATCAAATGTTAAATGGCTGGTGGATTGATGCGGGTACTCATGAAAGCCTTTACTATGCAAATCAGCTAATCAATGGTGATCGAAAGGAGTCTAAACATGAGTAA
- a CDS encoding NAD-dependent epimerase/dehydratase family protein: MGKPILLITGADGYTGRHALNYFKDYHVIGVTRKKNESKNKHFADLTNEENVNRLIELIKPDMVLHLAGQNHVGKSWESPVSTIQTNFMSTLYLLSAVKNYASKAKVLVVGSALQTESSYPHPYSYSKSLQGELLKVWQQFYGGNAIFVKTTNLIGPGPSTGVCANIARSIVDLENKKIDNEAILYLQNKQVMRDYVDVRDAVRAYHLILEQGKPGQEFEINSGEVRSLEEISRIFQELSKVPFTVQFAENKHDQPKLLTSLALKRLGWERGFDIRTSLEDTLNYFRKFYRNEGGDGI, encoded by the coding sequence TGCTTTAAACTACTTCAAAGATTATCATGTTATTGGAGTAACGAGAAAAAAGAATGAATCGAAAAACAAACACTTCGCTGATTTAACTAATGAAGAAAATGTTAATCGATTGATTGAGCTCATAAAACCGGATATGGTCCTTCATTTAGCTGGTCAGAACCATGTAGGAAAGTCCTGGGAATCTCCCGTATCTACAATTCAAACCAACTTTATGTCTACGTTGTATTTACTATCTGCCGTGAAAAATTATGCTTCAAAAGCTAAGGTTTTAGTAGTCGGATCAGCTTTGCAAACAGAAAGCTCATACCCACACCCTTATAGTTACAGCAAGTCGCTGCAGGGAGAATTATTAAAGGTTTGGCAACAATTCTACGGAGGAAATGCAATCTTTGTCAAAACAACAAATTTAATTGGACCGGGACCATCGACGGGCGTATGTGCAAATATTGCTAGGAGCATTGTCGATCTGGAAAATAAAAAAATAGATAACGAGGCAATCCTTTACCTTCAAAATAAACAAGTTATGAGAGATTATGTGGATGTCCGTGATGCCGTACGTGCCTATCATCTCATTTTAGAACAAGGTAAGCCTGGCCAAGAATTCGAGATTAATTCAGGAGAAGTACGTTCACTTGAAGAGATTTCACGTATTTTTCAGGAATTATCTAAGGTCCCATTTACAGTTCAATTTGCTGAAAATAAGCATGATCAACCCAAGTTACTAACTAGTTTAGCTTTGAAGAGACTAGGATGGGAACGAGGATTCGATATTCGTACTTCTTTAGAAGATACGCTAAATTATTTTAGAAAGTTTTATAGAAATGAAGGAGGAGATGGCATTTGA